A genomic segment from Leucoraja erinacea ecotype New England chromosome 39, Leri_hhj_1, whole genome shotgun sequence encodes:
- the LOC129714374 gene encoding protein FAM186A-like, whose product MDQTDTDGWVTFRAQTRTMDNLRRLQRNGTLCDAQIRSNGEVIPVHRCVLAASSPLLLRRLASPSGCPAGVLEIEVPAPCGSSLRPLVSLVYGEEVTLPRHAVDGFLRAARSLGLNPYPATPDLHCPTPDPEVLTPNPISLTLAPNDTNSEPDLATIAPKVVTPEPDRLTLAPKVMIVDPGVTAFEPDRPTLAPMVRTLGVETSDLVRPTLAPEVATYHPAGLTLAPKVTTLAPQQTTPTPKIRTSDLRAVTSGTKQSTPTKRVLNSGPRHRKVAGPPVTVTSWRRMRVGGRSTHSPSLSPSITRRPWKLHRVTPSPQPLSSGQAEAPRPSTPPPPSPPPPLPPRWGFAGLLSLSPIVAEQESYLWESREHRGSLAVERSPSSLSFSSDEGESEVEVGGPIEGCPYILAPSVYPDPSSSLSEESEGDVEVCDGFEAPPSLLASHPPSHSLEV is encoded by the exons ATGGATCAGACAGACACAGACGGCTGGGTCACTTTCCGCGCCCAGACCCGGACGATGGACAATCTCCGTCGTCTGCAGCGTAACGGGACCCTGTGTGATGCGCAGATCCGTTCCAATG gtgAGGTGATTCCTGTCCACCGCTGTGTCCTGGCAGCCTCCAGCCCCCTCCTCCTGCGTCGCCTCGCCTCCCCATCAGGTTGCCCCGCTGGGGTGTTGGAGATCGAGGTGCCGGCCCCCTGCGGCTCGTCCCTGCGCCCCCTCGTCTCCCTCGTGTACGGGGAGGAGGTGACGCTCCCTCGCCATGCGGTCGACGGCTTTCTCAGGGCAGCCAGGAGCCTTGGTCTCAACCCCTACCCTGCCACCCCCGACCTTCATTGTCCAACCCCTGACCCCGAGGTCCTGACCCCAAACCCTATCAGTCTGACCCTTGCCCCCAATGATACAAACTCTGAACCTGACCTTGCGACCATTGCCCCCAAGGTGGTGACCCCCGAACCTGACCGTCTGACCCTTGCTCCCAAGGTCATGATCGTTGACCCAGGGGTCACTGCCTTTGAACCTGACCGTCCGACCCTTGCCCCCATGGTCAGGACCCTTGGGGTTGAAACCTCTGACCTTGTCCGTCCGACCCTTGCTCCCGAGGTCGCAACCTATCACCCTGCTGGTCTGACCCTTGCCCCCAAAGTCACGACCCTTGCCCCCCAGcaaacaacccccacccccaagaTCAGGACCTCTGACCTCCGTGCAGTGACCTCTGGCACCAAGCAGTCGACCCCAACCAAGCGGGTCCTGAACTCTGGCCCCCGCCACCGCAAGGTTGCTGGCCCCCCCGTCACAGTGACCAGTTGGAGGCGAATGAGGGTAGGGGGGCGCTcaactcactccccctccctctcaccctccatcACCAGACGACCCTGGAAACTCCACCGTGTAACCCCCTCCCCTCAGCCCCTCTCCTCAGGGCAGGCCGAGGCTCCGagaccctccactccccctcctccctctcctccaccccctctccctccccgctgGGGCTTTGCCGGCCTCCTCTCCCTATCCCCCATCGTCGCAGAACAGGAGAGTTACTTGTGGGAGAGTCGGGAACACCGAGGGAGTCTCGCGGTCGAGagatccccctcctctctctccttctcctctgatGAGGGGGAGAGCGAGGTAGAAGTAGGCGGCCCCATCGAGGGGTGTCCCTATATCCTGGCTCCCTCTGTCTACCCCgatccctcctcctccctatcTGAGGAATCAGAGGGAGATGTAGAGGTATGTGATGGCTTTGAGGCACCTCCTTCCCTACttgcctcccaccctccctcacacAGCCTCGAAGTCTGA